The following proteins are co-located in the Caldisericum sp. genome:
- a CDS encoding thioredoxin family protein translates to MERLLKEKDVEYIKDLFEKNLKDEVTLTLFLETNGPNVTKFNEQYLPYTEEIVKEVAELSPKIKMNIYRDDPEKEKEYGVKAISALFIEGQKTNKNIVYYGIPSGHEFSSLLEDIIDVSKGETELPIDIKEKVRKITSKVEILVFVTPTCPYCPRAVRTAHQFALENPNIVGAMIEANEFPDWSNQYNVYAVPKVVINEGKAEFEGALPEDAFLQSVYEALGIKLV, encoded by the coding sequence ATGGAAAGATTATTAAAAGAAAAAGATGTAGAGTACATTAAGGACTTGTTTGAAAAGAATTTAAAAGATGAAGTAACATTAACTTTATTCCTCGAAACAAATGGGCCTAATGTTACAAAATTTAACGAGCAGTATTTACCTTACACTGAAGAAATCGTTAAGGAAGTTGCAGAGTTGTCCCCTAAGATTAAGATGAATATCTACAGAGATGACCCGGAAAAAGAAAAAGAATATGGAGTTAAAGCAATTTCTGCTCTATTCATCGAAGGGCAAAAGACAAATAAGAACATAGTTTACTACGGCATCCCATCAGGGCATGAGTTTTCATCACTGCTTGAGGACATTATTGATGTATCAAAGGGCGAGACGGAACTTCCTATCGATATCAAAGAAAAAGTTAGGAAAATTACAAGTAAAGTAGAGATACTTGTTTTTGTAACCCCAACTTGCCCATACTGCCCAAGAGCAGTGAGAACAGCACATCAGTTTGCCCTTGAAAATCCTAACATAGTAGGAGCAATGATCGAAGCAAATGAATTTCCAGATTGGTCAAACCAGTACAATGTTTACGCTGTGCCTAAGGTAGTGATAAATGAAGGAAAAGCAGAATTCGAGGGAGCCCTTCCTGAAGATGCATTTCTGCAGTCAGTTTACGAAGCCCTTGGCATTAAATTAGTTTAG
- the trxB gene encoding thioredoxin-disulfide reductase encodes MDELFAVHEVKKETLDINEIYDLAIIGGGPAGLTAAIYAGRFRLKSVLFEKVAVGGQIAVSEWVENYPGFPEGISGSDLVNLFKKQAERFGTNIVLTDVRSIEKIDDLFYLETEYGKLRAWTVILATGAEPVKLPVPEEEKFRGRGISYCATCDAAFFKSKTVAVIGGGDTAIHDALTLSKFAEKVIVVHRRKELRATKILQEAAFSNPKITFELEYIPVHVLGDKKVEGLEIENVVTKEHKVLKVDGVFVAIGEKPNSELVKGLVDLDERGFVITNMKMETSVPGLYAVGDVRNTPLRQVVTACGDAAIAAAEADKYIKNL; translated from the coding sequence ATGGACGAGTTATTTGCGGTTCACGAAGTTAAAAAAGAGACTCTGGATATAAATGAAATTTATGACCTTGCAATCATAGGCGGTGGACCTGCAGGGCTAACTGCTGCAATTTATGCAGGAAGATTTCGACTAAAATCGGTTTTATTTGAAAAAGTGGCAGTTGGCGGACAGATAGCGGTAAGCGAATGGGTAGAAAATTACCCAGGCTTCCCTGAGGGAATTTCCGGATCAGATCTTGTAAATCTTTTCAAGAAACAAGCTGAAAGATTTGGCACAAACATCGTGCTAACAGATGTAAGATCTATTGAAAAAATTGACGACCTTTTCTATCTTGAAACCGAATATGGAAAATTGAGGGCATGGACTGTCATTTTAGCAACTGGCGCAGAGCCTGTTAAATTACCTGTCCCGGAAGAAGAAAAATTTAGAGGCAGAGGTATTTCGTATTGCGCAACATGTGATGCTGCGTTTTTCAAAAGTAAAACTGTTGCAGTGATTGGTGGTGGCGATACGGCAATACATGATGCTTTAACCCTATCGAAATTTGCGGAAAAGGTAATCGTTGTACATAGAAGAAAAGAATTAAGAGCAACAAAGATTCTGCAGGAAGCGGCTTTCTCGAATCCCAAAATTACATTTGAACTCGAATATATACCGGTGCATGTGCTCGGTGATAAGAAAGTAGAAGGTCTCGAAATTGAAAATGTTGTTACCAAAGAACACAAAGTGTTAAAAGTTGATGGAGTTTTTGTTGCTATTGGAGAAAAACCAAATTCTGAACTCGTGAAAGGGCTTGTCGACCTCGACGAGAGAGGTTTTGTAATTACAAATATGAAAATGGAAACATCTGTCCCTGGGCTATATGCAGTAGGTGATGTTAGAAATACACCGTTAAGGCAAGTTGTAACTGCTTGTGGCGATGCAGCAATTGCAGCAGCCGAAGCAGATAAATATATCAAAAATTTATAA
- the rsfS gene encoding ribosome silencing factor: MLLFWYNRNMKGKTLANFIVKVIEDKKGEDIKIIDVKKLTIITDYFVICTGSVSEHCDAISNEVEEKLKKKKVIPISVDKGADSTWIAMDYGSVIVHIMTEEKRRFYDLERIWEEVSPKIASNRKSKS; the protein is encoded by the coding sequence ATCCTATTATTTTGGTATAATAGAAATATGAAAGGTAAAACACTTGCAAATTTTATTGTAAAAGTTATTGAGGACAAAAAAGGCGAAGATATTAAGATTATTGATGTAAAAAAACTCACCATCATAACCGACTATTTTGTTATTTGCACAGGAAGCGTAAGCGAGCACTGTGATGCCATTTCTAACGAGGTCGAGGAAAAACTTAAGAAGAAAAAAGTTATACCAATTTCTGTTGATAAAGGAGCCGACTCAACATGGATTGCGATGGATTATGGAAGCGTTATTGTCCACATAATGACCGAAGAAAAACGAAGGTTCTATGATCTTGAAAGAATCTGGGAAGAAGTTAGCCCTAAGATCGCCTCTAATAGAAAGTCAAAATCTTGA